The Thalassotalea psychrophila genome window below encodes:
- a CDS encoding 3-oxoacyl-[acyl-carrier-protein] synthase III C-terminal domain-containing protein — protein sequence MSDSYLQQLGYSLGSERRSIEQAEQAGVLLSTIQALKESGFEQHFICAESETAYQLACNALVDSQIDTAEIDCIIYANCLPLNANHHQNDAFESSRDVKDLMVFPASKLQVEFGMENAFVIGLTQQACTCMLGSIRIANNFITAEENINNILCISADNFPENAYYEQAYNLISDGGAACLVSRKPQGFLILTVKHITNGAQVLASDDETVGSYFSYLHQLISETLLQINKTVADIDWVVPQNTNAKAWSILASLLGIDEQKAWFESLAEVGHVISSDNIINLARLDHSGKINKGDLVLVFMAGFGSNWQCMVVEKV from the coding sequence ATGTCTGATAGCTATTTACAACAATTGGGTTACTCATTAGGCAGTGAACGTCGTTCAATAGAACAAGCTGAACAAGCAGGTGTTTTACTTTCAACTATTCAAGCGCTTAAAGAATCAGGTTTTGAGCAACATTTTATTTGTGCTGAGAGTGAAACTGCTTATCAATTAGCATGTAATGCACTTGTTGATAGTCAAATAGATACGGCTGAGATTGATTGTATTATTTACGCAAATTGCTTACCGCTAAATGCTAATCATCATCAAAATGATGCGTTTGAAAGCAGCCGAGATGTGAAAGATTTGATGGTGTTTCCTGCCAGTAAATTGCAAGTTGAGTTTGGTATGGAAAACGCATTTGTTATTGGCCTTACCCAGCAAGCGTGCACTTGTATGCTCGGTAGTATTCGTATTGCCAACAACTTTATAACTGCAGAGGAAAATATCAATAATATTTTATGTATTAGTGCCGATAACTTCCCTGAAAATGCTTATTACGAGCAAGCGTATAATTTAATTTCAGACGGCGGTGCGGCTTGTTTAGTTTCAAGAAAACCACAGGGTTTTCTAATTTTAACGGTTAAGCATATTACTAATGGTGCACAGGTACTTGCCAGTGATGATGAAACCGTGGGTAGTTACTTCTCTTATTTACACCAGTTAATTAGCGAAACCCTACTACAAATAAATAAAACAGTTGCCGACATTGACTGGGTGGTACCACAAAATACCAATGCTAAAGCTTGGTCTATTCTTGCCAGCCTTTTAGGTATTGATGAGCAAAAAGCTTGGTTTGAATCATTAGCTGAAGTGGGCCATGTGATCAGTAGCGATAATATTATTAACTTAGCGCGTCTTGATCACAGCGGGAAAATAAATAAAGGTGATCTGGTACTAGTTTTTATGGCAGGTTTTGGCAGTAATTGGCAATGTATGGTGGTAGAAAAAGTATGA
- a CDS encoding AMP-dependent synthetase/ligase: MTKKFDLYRTFKMGMGLLGEGEIMKTALLVDKLEQYSQSEFKVDVAATLQAKANEFSTQMALSGHLLGGELNVDDQFTYAELADEVKQFSKLLLAKGIRRGSRVALLSEARPHWAIAFLAILSCGAIVVPIDPQLTEVELLLILTDAKPKALIASSKMLSTGLTLQKQMSAINFVIELECYKSQLTSLEPSITSLSKYQQRVKLNSKAVICYTSGTTGKFKGVEITYRNIVGQVENLNRLMKTDGAEVCVSILPLHHLLELSAGLLGVLWGGGQICYLNSLIPDDLLKTMRTQNATFLIAVPLFLSLMKKSILQQVAKQSQAKQLLFKSLLKISKYLPLVLRKKLFHQVHKKFGDKFKHFVCGGAPLDKATLRFFTDLGFTVYQGYGMTETSPVISANTPYKNRYGSVGKPIPGCQVKIDKKNQLDTYAIGEILTRGHHVMAGYFGDQALTAKTIDQQGWLHTGDLGYIDKKGFLYVTGRKKNTIVLADGQNLQPEQIEPQLFSHPDIKEGCVVALKANEGINKGRLQVCAVLVASEQLSEQFKQDQHALQQKLQQVIKQRSEDLVSWKRPTKVIVLAQNLPRSTTRKIKRLQVEQIIQQQQQGS; this comes from the coding sequence TTGACTAAGAAATTTGATCTCTATCGAACTTTCAAAATGGGCATGGGCTTATTAGGAGAAGGTGAAATCATGAAAACAGCATTATTGGTAGATAAACTAGAGCAGTACTCGCAATCAGAATTTAAAGTTGATGTTGCTGCTACTTTGCAAGCAAAGGCAAATGAATTTTCCACACAAATGGCTTTATCAGGTCATTTGCTAGGTGGAGAGCTGAACGTTGATGATCAATTCACCTATGCCGAACTGGCTGATGAGGTGAAGCAGTTTTCTAAGTTATTGCTTGCTAAAGGCATACGCAGAGGCAGTCGAGTAGCACTATTAAGTGAAGCACGTCCACATTGGGCAATCGCATTTTTAGCCATCCTTTCTTGTGGCGCAATTGTGGTACCAATCGATCCGCAGTTAACCGAAGTCGAGCTGCTGCTAATTTTAACTGATGCCAAACCGAAAGCGCTTATAGCCTCTAGCAAAATGCTAAGCACAGGTTTAACACTGCAAAAGCAAATGAGCGCAATTAATTTCGTAATTGAACTTGAATGTTATAAAAGCCAGTTAACATCACTCGAACCTTCTATTACTTCGTTAAGCAAATATCAACAACGAGTTAAATTAAACAGTAAAGCCGTGATCTGTTACACATCAGGCACTACTGGTAAGTTTAAAGGCGTAGAGATCACTTATAGAAACATTGTTGGTCAGGTTGAAAATTTAAATCGACTGATGAAAACCGACGGTGCCGAAGTGTGTGTGTCTATATTACCATTGCATCATTTATTAGAACTGTCTGCCGGGCTGTTAGGCGTTTTGTGGGGGGGAGGGCAAATTTGCTATTTAAATAGCTTAATTCCTGACGATCTTTTGAAAACAATGCGCACTCAAAACGCCACGTTTTTAATTGCGGTACCGCTGTTTTTATCGTTGATGAAAAAGTCGATTTTGCAACAAGTTGCTAAACAATCGCAAGCAAAACAACTGCTGTTCAAGTCGTTGTTAAAGATCAGTAAATACCTTCCCTTAGTACTAAGAAAAAAACTGTTTCACCAGGTGCATAAAAAGTTTGGCGACAAGTTTAAACATTTTGTCTGTGGCGGCGCGCCATTAGATAAAGCCACGTTAAGGTTTTTTACTGATCTTGGTTTTACCGTATATCAAGGCTATGGCATGACCGAAACCAGCCCTGTTATTAGCGCCAACACGCCTTATAAAAACCGTTATGGCTCGGTTGGTAAACCTATCCCAGGTTGCCAAGTTAAAATAGACAAAAAAAACCAATTAGATACTTATGCTATTGGTGAAATTCTTACTCGTGGTCATCATGTAATGGCAGGGTATTTTGGCGATCAAGCATTAACGGCCAAAACGATTGATCAACAAGGCTGGTTGCACACCGGCGATCTTGGTTATATCGACAAAAAAGGTTTTCTTTATGTTACCGGTAGAAAGAAGAACACCATTGTTTTAGCCGATGGTCAAAATTTACAACCAGAGCAAATTGAGCCTCAGCTGTTTTCTCATCCTGATATTAAAGAGGGTTGCGTTGTAGCGCTAAAAGCAAATGAAGGGATAAACAAAGGTAGGTTACAAGTATGTGCCGTGCTGGTTGCCAGCGAACAACTAAGCGAACAGTTCAAACAAGACCAACATGCTTTGCAGCAAAAACTGCAGCAGGTTATCAAGCAGCGCAGTGAAGACTTGGTGAGTTGGAAGCGGCCAACTAAAGTCATTGTGCTTGCTCAAAATTTACCACGTTCAACTACTCGAAAAATTAAGCGCTTGCAGGTTGAGCAAATTATTCAACAACAACAACAAGGGAGCTAA
- a CDS encoding ferritin-like domain-containing protein yields MNINENIRWLLSFYRTSEISGALFFGQLARSMKPGIIQHNMTQQFADEAQHSRYWADCLQQLDMKPIKLERSYQDYYLKAAGLPSNLMEVLAITHVFELRVFEQYSHHKKIITQPKIVLQTLDTIIGEEVWHLKWVRKALKDMEAEYGVNEVQSTIKRFMQADRDAYLKVTDEYQDRIDSMMLTA; encoded by the coding sequence ATGAATATAAATGAAAATATTCGTTGGTTATTGAGTTTTTATCGAACATCTGAAATATCAGGTGCGTTATTTTTTGGTCAACTAGCGCGTAGTATGAAACCAGGTATTATCCAACATAACATGACCCAACAATTTGCCGATGAAGCACAGCATTCAAGATATTGGGCCGATTGTTTACAACAGCTGGATATGAAGCCAATCAAACTTGAACGCAGTTACCAAGATTATTATTTAAAAGCTGCAGGCTTACCATCTAATTTAATGGAAGTACTAGCCATTACCCACGTATTTGAACTAAGGGTGTTTGAACAGTATTCACATCATAAAAAAATAATTACCCAACCCAAAATTGTACTTCAAACATTAGATACTATTATTGGTGAAGAAGTATGGCACTTAAAATGGGTACGAAAAGCACTTAAAGACATGGAAGCTGAATATGGCGTTAATGAAGTACAATCAACAATTAAGCGCTTTATGCAGGCTGACAGAGATGCATACCTTAAAGTAACAGATGAATATCAAGATAGAATTGATTCAATGATGCTTACAGCTTAG
- a CDS encoding methyltransferase family protein, with product MSNVSFVMVMINFILIASLPFIIFRRDGSFNLRWCITALPFLVAVLVLIFGFVEVLTSLSVSSLKLFELTQISAAILSIASIGLIASTIHVHKFKPALWHQVNDQPQELVTWGPYKNIRHPFYSAFILAFCASLCLFPHYLLLGCFVYSSLVLTFTAKREETRLTQVFGRQYQCYMSTTGRFIPKRLL from the coding sequence ATGAGTAACGTATCTTTTGTTATGGTAATGATCAATTTCATTTTAATTGCCAGCTTGCCGTTTATCATATTTCGCCGTGATGGTTCATTTAACCTTAGATGGTGTATTACAGCACTACCATTTTTGGTTGCGGTATTGGTGTTAATCTTTGGTTTTGTTGAGGTATTAACAAGCTTAAGTGTAAGTTCATTAAAGTTGTTTGAATTAACTCAAATAAGCGCGGCAATATTGAGTATTGCATCAATAGGTCTTATCGCCAGCACTATACACGTCCATAAGTTTAAGCCAGCGTTATGGCATCAAGTAAATGACCAACCACAAGAATTGGTTACTTGGGGACCATATAAAAACATACGGCATCCGTTTTACTCTGCGTTTATCTTAGCTTTTTGCGCAAGTTTATGCTTATTTCCGCATTATTTGCTATTAGGATGCTTTGTATACAGCAGTCTTGTTTTAACGTTTACGGCTAAACGTGAAGAAACACGGTTAACACAAGTGTTTGGTCGCCAATATCAGTGCTATATGAGTACAACTGGCCGCTTTATTCCTAAAAGATTGTTATAG
- a CDS encoding 4'-phosphopantetheinyl transferase family protein: MDKMLSQWSGKKVLVEMCKQQLPLAQLSINERKHYDSFTTQSRKAEWLKGRNALKVLLHKNNESLDTEQISFPNKSYSLTHNDGLAIAIAMDDVTGVGVDFEVWHDVKPTMVEWFLNNAEKLWLSTLSGQKFEQEFVRLWTVKEALFKATMNNEELGLIDFKIDEPSAISGLATVVNHPYWQLRYKCIVNNAGALCVAFCQRSSI; encoded by the coding sequence ATGGATAAAATGTTGAGTCAATGGTCAGGCAAAAAGGTGTTAGTTGAAATGTGCAAGCAGCAATTGCCTTTAGCACAATTAAGCATTAATGAGCGCAAACACTATGATTCTTTCACCACGCAGTCGCGTAAAGCCGAGTGGTTAAAGGGCCGTAACGCGTTAAAAGTATTGCTACATAAAAACAACGAAAGCTTGGATACAGAGCAAATAAGCTTTCCTAATAAATCATATTCACTTACTCATAACGACGGTTTAGCAATAGCAATTGCCATGGATGATGTTACTGGCGTGGGAGTAGATTTTGAAGTCTGGCATGACGTTAAGCCTACAATGGTTGAATGGTTTTTAAATAATGCTGAAAAGTTATGGTTATCTACGTTAAGCGGTCAAAAATTTGAACAAGAGTTCGTTCGCCTCTGGACGGTTAAAGAAGCGTTATTTAAAGCCACAATGAACAATGAAGAGTTAGGTTTAATTGATTTTAAAATAGACGAGCCAAGTGCAATTTCTGGTCTGGCTACCGTTGTCAATCATCCTTATTGGCAATTGCGCTATAAGTGTATTGTTAATAATGCAGGCGCATTATGTGTGGCCTTTTGTCAAAGGAGTTCAATATGA
- a CDS encoding diiron oxygenase, giving the protein MNCAKFTTQLKKLTQMSEQQFLTPDALNWPEVLPKNQWCFSPELISIFGSEQWHELTEQQQMSLSFYEAINFFSLNVHGEKYLINAVSSHLFNYPSLEMSEYLLHFIEEEAKHMMYFSRFCSQYANKIYPLRALEVGTPGEGEIELLLLFARIYIFESIVDEYNRQIASDSSVIGIVSDINRLHHLEESRHLAFGLGFLKYWLQELQDSIDEQQLLKISQHLNGFLHNTWKQFYCPDAYFDAGLSDCAGLSMAVFNSEPAQQHRDKIQHKRLAWLYQQQLLGDVA; this is encoded by the coding sequence ATGAATTGCGCAAAGTTTACTACCCAACTTAAAAAGTTAACGCAAATGTCTGAGCAGCAATTTCTAACGCCTGATGCGCTTAATTGGCCTGAGGTGCTACCTAAGAATCAATGGTGTTTTTCACCTGAGTTAATCTCAATATTTGGCTCTGAGCAATGGCATGAATTAACTGAACAACAGCAAATGAGTTTAAGCTTTTATGAAGCGATAAATTTTTTCAGTTTAAATGTGCACGGTGAAAAATATTTGATTAACGCGGTGAGCAGTCATTTATTTAATTATCCATCATTAGAAATGTCAGAGTATTTATTGCATTTTATTGAAGAAGAAGCGAAACACATGATGTACTTCTCTCGTTTTTGTTCTCAGTATGCCAATAAAATTTATCCGTTGCGTGCTCTAGAAGTAGGGACTCCAGGTGAGGGGGAAATAGAACTGTTATTACTGTTTGCCAGAATTTATATTTTTGAAAGCATTGTTGATGAGTATAACCGCCAAATTGCTAGCGATAGTAGTGTTATTGGTATTGTTAGCGATATTAACCGATTACATCATTTAGAAGAATCTCGCCATTTAGCCTTCGGCTTAGGCTTTTTAAAATATTGGCTGCAGGAGCTACAAGATAGTATTGATGAGCAACAGTTACTGAAAATAAGCCAACACTTGAATGGCTTTTTACATAATACCTGGAAGCAATTTTATTGCCCTGATGCGTATTTTGACGCCGGCTTAAGCGATTGTGCTGGTTTAAGCATGGCCGTGTTTAATAGCGAACCTGCTCAACAGCACAGAGATAAAATCCAACATAAAAGACTGGCATGGCTTTATCAACAACAATTACTTGGAGATGTGGCATGA
- a CDS encoding SDR family oxidoreductase: protein MSKKVSKGMILITGADGYLGHAIATYLLANSNMQLCLWVKASSVQSIAVKKQRLASLLEDSRCKFVYGDLTDEKVFSDINPTVITHIIHSAAVTNFAVEKNDAYQVNVLGTRKLLKFAQRCNSLKCISLISTLYAAGLDTQVIDELPIQPTPQFANHYEWSKYNAEVLLIEEFTSLPWQIVRVATIVADNELGEVNQYNVFHQTLRLLFYGLLAVMPGEESTKVYLTTRDQSAQLCGQLLLNESRGFFHSSIDDDHALALGTLIDEVYSQFNLYDEFVKKRILKPRFASWFAFKKLIDGTQSLGSILGQALTVMAPFSQQLYANKVVKNERTRASSNVSVNFSVKKILPKVCSYLIENKWGRTTTNKHSSKVTKQGMKTHG from the coding sequence ATGAGTAAGAAGGTGAGTAAAGGTATGATTTTAATTACTGGCGCTGATGGCTATCTTGGTCATGCAATTGCCACCTACCTGCTGGCTAATAGTAATATGCAATTGTGTTTGTGGGTTAAAGCATCATCTGTACAGTCTATAGCTGTTAAAAAACAGCGATTAGCATCTCTATTAGAGGATTCACGCTGTAAATTTGTTTATGGCGACCTTACTGATGAGAAAGTATTTTCTGATATTAATCCAACAGTTATTACTCATATTATCCATAGTGCAGCAGTGACTAATTTTGCCGTAGAAAAGAATGATGCTTATCAAGTAAATGTTTTAGGAACACGTAAACTTTTAAAGTTTGCACAACGATGTAATAGCTTGAAATGTATTTCATTAATTAGCACTTTATATGCTGCCGGATTAGATACTCAAGTTATTGATGAGTTGCCTATTCAGCCAACGCCACAATTTGCCAATCATTATGAATGGTCAAAATATAACGCTGAAGTATTACTCATTGAAGAGTTCACTTCTTTGCCTTGGCAAATTGTGCGTGTGGCCACCATAGTTGCCGATAATGAGTTAGGCGAAGTGAATCAATATAACGTATTTCATCAAACTTTACGGCTGTTGTTTTATGGTTTATTAGCAGTGATGCCTGGAGAAGAGTCGACAAAAGTTTATTTAACAACAAGAGATCAATCAGCTCAATTGTGTGGCCAATTATTACTGAATGAAAGCCGAGGATTTTTTCATTCGTCAATAGATGATGATCACGCCTTGGCATTAGGCACCTTGATTGATGAGGTGTATTCACAGTTCAATTTATATGATGAATTTGTGAAAAAACGAATTTTAAAGCCTCGTTTTGCCAGTTGGTTTGCATTTAAAAAGCTAATTGACGGTACGCAATCATTAGGTAGTATTTTAGGCCAAGCGCTTACCGTTATGGCTCCTTTTAGCCAACAATTATACGCAAACAAAGTGGTTAAAAATGAAAGAACTCGCGCGTCATCTAATGTGAGTGTTAATTTTAGCGTAAAAAAAATTCTCCCTAAAGTTTGCTCTTATTTAATCGAGAATAAATGGGGCAGAACAACGACTAACAAACACTCATCTAAAGTTACCAAGCAAGGAATGAAAACGCATGGATAA
- a CDS encoding helix-turn-helix transcriptional regulator, with product MQNHELSDQLNHQEQLELSRYVATIYRQAQQLEINEFRNYCLDSLQEFINFQGAIWFNRREQELKFTDLETFLYQLPENFMENYNEYISKAYLNEDPLGKYGLERPNVVFTLEDVYPDREEFIKSDLNKNHCQKFEQSDTLTGLYTTGLDDKIQVVALYKFRNQQTFNSKDKAIKKIIDPHFAEAMSMNILANFNRQCHSSDMCRAIADIHGNILEAEDAFTQSLIEHNNATTTKVDLPDLKANLAIEGFLADGTPVKCLLKDTLVLIEIKKEVKALINLTNKQLEVCDLLKDGLSDKAIAAKLNISANTVSNHLKAIYKRLDTKNRVGTLAYISQHS from the coding sequence ATGCAAAATCATGAACTAAGCGATCAACTTAACCATCAAGAGCAATTAGAGCTTTCTCGTTATGTTGCCACCATTTATAGACAGGCTCAGCAATTAGAAATAAACGAATTTCGCAATTACTGCCTTGATAGTTTGCAAGAATTCATCAACTTTCAAGGTGCTATTTGGTTTAACCGCAGAGAGCAAGAATTAAAGTTTACCGACTTAGAAACCTTTCTTTATCAATTGCCGGAAAACTTTATGGAAAACTATAATGAGTATATTTCTAAAGCTTATTTAAATGAAGATCCTCTTGGTAAGTACGGCCTTGAACGTCCTAATGTAGTATTTACTTTGGAAGATGTATATCCAGATCGTGAAGAATTCATTAAATCGGATCTAAATAAAAACCATTGTCAAAAATTTGAACAGTCGGATACTTTAACTGGCTTATATACAACAGGGTTAGACGACAAAATACAGGTTGTTGCTTTATATAAATTTAGGAATCAGCAAACATTTAATAGTAAAGACAAAGCGATTAAAAAAATTATAGATCCTCATTTTGCTGAAGCTATGTCGATGAATATACTTGCTAACTTCAACCGTCAATGCCATTCCAGTGATATGTGTAGAGCAATTGCAGATATCCATGGCAATATTTTGGAAGCGGAGGATGCATTTACACAAAGCTTAATTGAACATAATAATGCGACTACTACAAAAGTAGATTTGCCGGACCTTAAAGCGAATCTAGCAATAGAGGGCTTTTTAGCTGATGGCACTCCGGTTAAATGTTTACTCAAAGATACCTTAGTGCTTATTGAAATTAAAAAAGAGGTTAAAGCTTTAATTAATCTTACTAATAAGCAACTAGAAGTGTGTGATTTACTCAAAGATGGACTAAGCGATAAAGCCATAGCTGCTAAATTGAATATTAGCGCAAATACCGTAAGTAACCATTTGAAGGCAATTTACAAACGTTTAGATACTAAAAACCGTGTTGGTACGTTAGCTTATATTTCACAGCACAGTTAA
- a CDS encoding class-II aminoacyl-tRNA synthetase family protein — MMCAEMGMGINSAEQLDEQHRHDLQQRDLQCHDLQWNRDGYAALSGNLLKCLNLLDERILQWAEDLNATQFLFPNFISVQDLAPTGYCESFPHLATFAHTPELQSNNLHKFKLSSTSASQKESTVNESVDWQATKQVLTPAACYHFYPRFKDQNLDKTTYLTTKCMCHRREEYYAPLQRQWNFNMREIVCFSDSAGIENFLASAKAFIHSFVNELELKVTWQQATDPFFDPCHDTKAISQLVEPVKQELCLDNGLAIASTNNHRSFFADCYNITLADKPAKSACVAFGLERWLFALLQQHGKDVSVWPLGASHE, encoded by the coding sequence GTGATGTGTGCTGAAATGGGGATGGGTATTAATAGTGCTGAACAATTAGATGAGCAGCACAGGCATGATCTGCAACAGCGTGATCTGCAATGCCATGATCTGCAATGGAACAGGGATGGCTATGCGGCACTGTCTGGTAATTTATTGAAATGCTTGAACCTATTAGATGAGCGTATTTTACAATGGGCAGAGGATCTTAATGCCACGCAATTTTTATTTCCAAATTTCATTTCAGTGCAAGATCTTGCACCAACAGGTTACTGTGAGTCATTCCCTCATCTTGCAACATTTGCGCACACACCTGAACTACAAAGCAATAATCTACATAAGTTTAAGCTGTCTTCAACAAGTGCAAGCCAAAAAGAAAGTACAGTAAATGAGAGTGTTGATTGGCAAGCAACTAAGCAGGTATTAACGCCGGCTGCGTGTTATCACTTTTATCCTCGTTTTAAAGATCAAAATCTTGATAAAACCACATACTTAACTACCAAATGTATGTGTCACCGCCGTGAAGAATACTATGCGCCATTACAGCGTCAATGGAACTTTAATATGCGAGAAATTGTTTGCTTTTCAGACTCTGCAGGTATTGAAAATTTTCTCGCAAGTGCAAAAGCGTTTATTCACTCTTTCGTTAACGAGCTAGAACTTAAAGTAACTTGGCAACAGGCTACCGACCCATTTTTTGACCCTTGTCATGATACTAAAGCGATAAGCCAACTTGTTGAACCTGTAAAGCAAGAGTTGTGTTTAGACAACGGGCTGGCAATTGCATCTACAAATAATCATCGCAGTTTTTTTGCGGACTGTTACAACATTACTTTAGCTGATAAACCGGCTAAATCTGCCTGCGTTGCGTTTGGATTAGAGCGGTGGTTATTTGCATTGCTTCAACAGCATGGAAAGGATGTATCAGTTTGGCCTTTGGGAGCAAGTCATGAGTAA
- a CDS encoding response regulator transcription factor, producing the protein MLQHLNKLILDIYQKSFYHDLISFRDEVCALLCEKLSFDTISWNYIDNEGNKLGAICVPNLIGDDKKIVSIESSKGFSEQLLLDKKQKVVHTSLVSIEQNGHYLIATVKANQYKRGHQIALIRNSSMPTFNEEDKKLFELMFPHLVEGLSISLLNSVQHQHSRRSIALLDKNNNIIEASAAFIDIFSSKIKNNQVLSNLNIAKQEKLTIDGKHLTVEVKPLSEFYLVEISFDKTLSLTAQEGKIMQLLITGASNKTMADALQISPSTINNHITNIFNKLDVNSRIEAVKEWNKYAKS; encoded by the coding sequence TTGCTGCAACACCTTAATAAATTAATATTAGATATCTATCAAAAATCATTTTATCACGACTTAATTTCTTTTCGTGATGAAGTGTGTGCGTTACTTTGTGAAAAACTGTCCTTTGATACCATAAGCTGGAATTACATAGATAATGAAGGCAATAAACTTGGCGCTATCTGTGTGCCAAATTTAATTGGCGACGATAAAAAAATAGTATCAATAGAATCTTCAAAAGGTTTTTCCGAACAACTGCTATTAGATAAGAAACAAAAAGTGGTACATACAAGCTTGGTGAGCATTGAGCAAAATGGTCATTATTTAATTGCTACTGTAAAGGCTAATCAATATAAACGAGGTCATCAAATAGCGCTAATTCGTAATTCTTCAATGCCAACTTTTAATGAAGAAGACAAAAAATTATTTGAATTAATGTTTCCCCATTTAGTTGAAGGGTTATCAATTTCATTATTGAACAGCGTGCAGCACCAACATAGTCGGCGCAGCATCGCTTTGTTAGATAAAAATAATAACATTATTGAAGCGTCTGCAGCCTTTATCGACATTTTTTCATCGAAAATAAAAAATAACCAAGTATTGTCAAACCTTAATATAGCTAAACAAGAAAAACTGACTATTGATGGCAAGCACTTAACCGTAGAAGTTAAGCCATTATCTGAATTTTACTTAGTGGAAATCAGTTTTGATAAAACATTGAGTTTAACGGCGCAAGAGGGAAAAATTATGCAGCTTTTAATTACCGGGGCCAGCAATAAGACGATGGCTGATGCGCTACAAATTTCCCCATCTACCATTAATAACCATATTACCAATATATTTAATAAATTAGACGTAAATAGTCGCATTGAAGCCGTAAAAGAATGGAACAAGTATGCAAAATCATGA